Proteins encoded by one window of Salmonirosea aquatica:
- a CDS encoding glycosyltransferase, whose product MNDKVFYILEFLEATYALFTLVLCLLWQKIHSPCVRGTKPLPRISVIIPVRNEASHIGTLLKDLNHQSYDPNLFEVWVVDDESSDKTAYIVETFAKNSLIRLQLITAPASTLPSSPKKRAIQAAISRATGDLIVTTDGDCRVGPDWLATLAYSYQSGQAKLLSGPVTFTSERTLADHLQTVEFSSLIGSGAAAIAAGTPTLCNGANLAYEKKAFEEVGGFAGNEHLASGDDEFLMHKIAARFPGGACL is encoded by the coding sequence ATGAATGATAAGGTTTTTTATATCCTTGAATTCCTGGAAGCTACCTACGCCCTTTTCACCTTGGTGCTTTGTCTGTTATGGCAGAAAATCCACTCCCCGTGCGTCCGAGGCACTAAGCCACTTCCCAGGATTTCGGTGATCATTCCCGTGCGTAATGAAGCCAGCCATATAGGTACCTTGTTAAAAGACTTGAACCACCAATCGTACGATCCCAATCTTTTCGAAGTGTGGGTGGTGGACGATGAGTCTTCCGACAAGACTGCCTACATCGTAGAAACCTTTGCTAAAAATTCTTTGATCCGACTGCAGCTCATTACTGCTCCGGCGTCTACGCTGCCCTCTTCTCCGAAAAAACGAGCCATTCAGGCAGCCATTTCTCGGGCAACCGGTGATTTAATAGTCACTACGGACGGCGATTGCCGGGTTGGCCCCGATTGGCTGGCCACTCTGGCTTATTCGTACCAGTCTGGACAGGCCAAGTTGCTGAGTGGCCCGGTGACTTTTACATCCGAACGCACTCTGGCGGATCATTTACAAACCGTGGAGTTTTCCAGCCTGATCGGCAGTGGGGCCGCCGCCATAGCCGCCGGTACACCTACCTTATGCAATGGTGCCAATCTGGCTTACGAGAAAAAGGCATTTGAGGAAGTCGGTGGGTTTGCCGGAAACGAGCATCTTGCTTCGGGCGATGATGAATTCCTTATGCATAAAATTGCCGCCCGATTTCCGGGGGGGGCATGTTTGTGA
- a CDS encoding polysaccharide deacetylase family protein produces the protein MFLHYSPFWLKALYPSYRWRVPTSEKKLYLTFDDGPIPEVTETVLETLRDFRAKATFFCIGDNVRKHPELFKKVLAKGHLVGNHTYNHLNGWKTADFDYLANIRQCGELLPVKTKLFRPPYGRVRRSQAREIMKNNTIVMWDVLSGDFSQDISPETCLRKTIQYTRPGSILLFHDSLKARRNMDYTVPRVLDHFSNLDYRFEVLPTI, from the coding sequence GTGTTCCTGCATTACTCCCCCTTCTGGCTAAAGGCACTGTACCCCTCCTATCGGTGGCGGGTACCTACTTCGGAAAAGAAGTTGTACCTGACATTTGACGATGGGCCCATTCCCGAAGTAACCGAAACCGTGTTGGAAACCTTACGAGATTTCCGGGCAAAAGCTACATTTTTCTGCATTGGCGATAACGTGCGCAAGCATCCCGAACTGTTTAAAAAAGTACTCGCAAAGGGGCATTTGGTTGGGAATCATACCTACAATCACCTAAATGGCTGGAAAACCGCCGATTTCGACTACTTGGCCAATATCCGGCAATGCGGCGAACTACTTCCGGTTAAAACGAAATTATTTCGCCCACCTTACGGTCGGGTCAGACGCTCCCAAGCCCGGGAAATCATGAAAAACAATACCATTGTGATGTGGGATGTGTTGAGCGGCGATTTTTCTCAGGACATCTCGCCTGAAACTTGCCTGCGCAAAACCATTCAATACACCCGCCCGGGTTCCATTCTACTGTTTCACGACAGCCTGAAAGCCCGCCGCAATATGGATTATACCGTGCCGAGGGTGCTGGATCATTTCAGTAATCTGGATTACCGGTTTGAGGTACTTCCCACCATTTGA
- a CDS encoding glycosyltransferase has translation MVENTWVSKKVSVLLAARNEEDSILRCLQALEQLNFPKAQLEILIGNDDSTDDTEQIVLDFIQDKSHFRYHSIQGQTEGLRGKANVLAQLAHQATGDYFFYCDADIAVAPTWIETMLPLFKAKVGVVVGVTRMVPEGSFSAMQSLEWLFSITAMRFFSLWEIPFTGMGNNMAVSRTAYWAVGGYEKIGFSIVEDFALFVAILDRGFTFVQGFQSGLVSLSLPVHRISHLLRQRKRWVKGAMQAPWPIKLSFFASAFFLPILLVLGLLAPGWCIGLAALHFLLVGAVCLAGLRILKQSDLIRYVPLFWLYFSLNNTVMLINYLLPTPTVWKGRNY, from the coding sequence ATGGTAGAAAATACATGGGTTTCAAAAAAAGTAAGTGTGCTGCTGGCCGCCCGCAATGAGGAAGACTCCATACTCCGATGCCTGCAGGCCCTGGAACAATTGAATTTTCCCAAAGCCCAGCTCGAAATCCTGATCGGAAACGACGATTCCACGGATGATACCGAACAGATCGTGTTGGATTTCATTCAGGATAAATCCCATTTCAGGTACCATAGCATCCAGGGGCAGACGGAGGGCTTGCGAGGAAAAGCCAATGTACTGGCGCAGCTTGCCCATCAGGCCACGGGAGATTACTTTTTTTATTGCGACGCCGATATCGCCGTGGCTCCCACCTGGATCGAAACCATGCTACCCCTTTTCAAAGCCAAAGTAGGAGTGGTGGTAGGTGTGACTCGTATGGTACCCGAAGGCAGTTTTTCCGCCATGCAATCGCTGGAATGGCTGTTTTCAATTACGGCGATGCGTTTTTTTTCGCTTTGGGAAATACCTTTTACGGGTATGGGTAACAATATGGCCGTAAGCCGGACCGCGTATTGGGCGGTGGGCGGCTACGAGAAAATCGGCTTTTCGATTGTGGAAGACTTCGCGTTATTCGTAGCCATTCTGGATCGGGGCTTTACCTTTGTTCAAGGTTTTCAGTCAGGACTGGTCTCCCTTTCACTGCCGGTGCACCGGATATCCCACCTTCTCCGCCAGCGGAAACGTTGGGTAAAAGGCGCCATGCAAGCACCCTGGCCCATAAAACTCAGCTTTTTCGCCTCCGCTTTTTTTCTACCCATTTTACTCGTTTTGGGTTTGTTGGCTCCTGGCTGGTGCATCGGATTGGCAGCACTTCATTTTTTGCTGGTCGGAGCGGTCTGTCTTGCGGGTCTTCGAATTCTTAAGCAATCCGACCTTATTCGTTATGTACCCCTGTTCTGGCTTTACTTTTCCCTGAACAATACCGTGATGCTGATCAATTACCTGCTTCCTACCCCTACCGTATGGAAAGGCCGGAACTATTAA
- a CDS encoding TatD family hydrolase, with product MIETHAHIYDEQFAEDRDAILQRARSGGIQEIWMPNCDQHTIPGMMQLAEKYPDFCFPMMGLHPCYVHAGFEQELRIVEEWLNRKSFIAIGEIGMDLYWDKTFRDQQEEAFRIQCQLALKHNLWIDIHSRNAFWETVHLIEEIANPKLKGIFHCFVGNLDEANKAIELGFKLGIGGVATFKNGGLDKVLPHLDLQHIVLETDSPYLAPVPYRGKRNEPSYLELVAQRVGDLMHRPKVEIITQTTRTAQSLLTRHKAGSIKFL from the coding sequence ATGATCGAAACCCACGCCCATATTTACGACGAACAATTTGCCGAGGACCGCGACGCCATATTGCAACGTGCCCGAAGCGGGGGCATCCAGGAGATTTGGATGCCAAACTGCGACCAGCATACGATTCCCGGCATGATGCAGCTGGCTGAAAAGTACCCCGATTTTTGTTTTCCCATGATGGGCTTGCATCCCTGTTATGTACATGCGGGATTTGAACAGGAACTCAGGATCGTGGAAGAATGGCTCAACCGAAAATCTTTCATCGCGATTGGCGAAATTGGTATGGATCTGTATTGGGACAAAACTTTCCGGGACCAACAGGAGGAAGCTTTCCGGATTCAATGCCAGCTGGCTCTGAAACATAACCTCTGGATTGATATCCACAGCCGCAATGCTTTCTGGGAAACAGTGCATTTGATTGAAGAAATAGCTAACCCGAAGCTAAAGGGCATATTCCATTGTTTTGTTGGAAATCTCGACGAAGCCAATAAAGCCATAGAACTGGGATTCAAACTTGGGATCGGCGGCGTCGCTACCTTCAAGAATGGTGGATTGGATAAGGTACTCCCGCACCTTGATCTTCAGCATATTGTGCTTGAAACCGACAGCCCCTATCTCGCCCCCGTACCTTACCGGGGCAAACGCAACGAGCCCTCCTACCTGGAACTTGTGGCCCAGCGGGTGGGCGATCTGATGCATCGGCCGAAAGTAGAGATAATCACCCAGACTACCCGTACTGCCCAGTCCCTGTTGACACGGCACAAGGCCGGGTCCATTAAATTCTTATAG
- a CDS encoding asparaginase: MYKTVRINPISPHPPRASVLVIYTGGTLGMVYENKGRQLVPFEFEHLIDRVPEVRRLDIEITFLTLPEPIDSSNMTPELWVTLGQIIFDQYFDYGSFVILHGTDTMAYTASALSFLLEGLNKPVILTGAQLPIGIARSDARENFLTALEIAAATNAQGYPIISEVCIYFNSLLLRGNRSKKKESSDFNAFQSENYPVLANAGVRIEYNFPYLAPYIQENKLFLHTRLFSQVTFLKIFPGITPEVVHSLFNISGLKGVVLETFGAGNAPTAAWFLEEIKQAIQRGLLIFNVSQCDGGRVTQGQYKTSTALAQLGVLSGTDCTAEAAITKMMFVLGQSDDPDLCRNLLVTPLRGEMSSTFE, from the coding sequence ATGTACAAAACCGTTCGCATCAACCCCATCTCGCCCCACCCGCCCCGTGCTTCGGTACTTGTGATTTACACTGGGGGTACCCTGGGCATGGTGTACGAAAACAAAGGTCGGCAACTGGTACCTTTTGAGTTCGAACACCTCATCGATCGTGTGCCCGAAGTGCGGCGACTGGATATAGAGATCACGTTCCTGACCTTGCCCGAACCGATCGACTCCTCCAACATGACCCCTGAACTGTGGGTGACTCTTGGGCAGATTATCTTTGACCAATATTTCGACTACGGCAGTTTTGTTATTCTGCACGGTACAGATACCATGGCCTATACGGCCTCTGCGCTAAGTTTTCTTTTGGAGGGCTTGAATAAACCCGTTATCCTGACGGGGGCCCAGTTGCCCATCGGCATTGCCCGGTCCGATGCCCGCGAAAATTTCCTCACCGCACTGGAAATTGCTGCGGCCACTAATGCACAAGGGTACCCTATCATTTCAGAAGTCTGCATTTATTTTAATTCCCTGCTGCTGCGCGGGAACCGGAGCAAGAAAAAGGAAAGTTCGGATTTTAACGCCTTTCAATCCGAAAACTACCCTGTTCTGGCCAATGCTGGTGTGCGTATCGAGTACAATTTCCCATACTTGGCTCCTTACATTCAGGAGAATAAACTTTTTCTTCACACCCGCCTTTTCTCGCAGGTCACTTTTCTGAAAATTTTTCCGGGGATTACGCCAGAGGTGGTACATTCCCTATTCAATATTTCCGGATTAAAAGGTGTCGTACTCGAAACCTTCGGCGCGGGCAATGCGCCAACGGCAGCCTGGTTCTTGGAAGAAATCAAACAAGCCATTCAGCGGGGACTCCTAATTTTCAACGTTTCCCAATGCGACGGCGGCCGCGTGACGCAGGGACAATACAAAACCAGTACTGCTTTGGCACAATTAGGCGTCCTGAGCGGAACAGACTGTACGGCCGAAGCGGCTATTACCAAGATGATGTTTGTGCTGGGCCAATCCGATGATCCAGATCTTTGTCGCAATCTGCTCGTTACCCCCTTACGTGGAGAAATGAGTAGCACATTTGAATAA
- a CDS encoding phage integrase SAM-like domain-containing protein: protein MDTKLMLIQNRLNDLHLRYELEGKPYSVHSLRGEFIKPAQPPQEPKKEPVKPITFLKMYTRYVKSKKGEIEGSSYQVLQRYEKNIKKALICLGHENLSVADMDADMMDTLKKYFLSNYAESTALKMLVYAKAVVDFAVLKKVIPFSSIKPYKIGKPEDKEPVCLTVEEEARLLNLDFSQVPGLAQISDRLDRVRDIYIVTRELAFHYGDYLRLSSDMIQQVEGVWVYHAQRKKTKADIYNLVSVRLMGVFEKYGGVDNLPKMALQRYNDYLKLLFAAAGINKNGTSKMGRTTFSDYHSNEAPINDPALCAMLG, encoded by the coding sequence ATGGATACCAAGCTGATGCTCATCCAGAACCGGCTCAACGACCTGCACCTGCGCTACGAACTGGAAGGCAAGCCCTACTCGGTGCATTCCCTGCGCGGAGAATTCATCAAACCCGCCCAACCCCCTCAGGAGCCGAAAAAGGAGCCAGTCAAGCCAATCACGTTCCTCAAGATGTACACCCGGTATGTGAAGAGCAAAAAGGGAGAGATTGAGGGAAGTAGCTACCAGGTGCTACAACGCTACGAAAAAAACATCAAGAAGGCATTGATATGCCTTGGGCATGAAAACCTGTCGGTCGCGGACATGGACGCCGACATGATGGATACCCTGAAAAAGTATTTCCTGTCCAACTATGCCGAAAGCACGGCCCTGAAAATGCTGGTCTATGCGAAGGCGGTCGTGGATTTTGCGGTATTGAAAAAGGTGATCCCGTTCAGCTCGATCAAACCCTATAAGATTGGAAAGCCCGAGGACAAGGAGCCAGTCTGCCTGACGGTGGAAGAAGAAGCCCGGCTGCTGAACCTAGACTTTTCCCAGGTACCCGGTCTGGCCCAGATTTCCGACCGCCTGGACCGGGTGCGGGACATTTACATCGTCACGCGGGAACTGGCGTTCCACTACGGCGACTACCTGCGCCTGTCGAGTGACATGATCCAACAGGTCGAGGGGGTGTGGGTGTACCACGCCCAACGCAAGAAAACCAAGGCCGACATCTACAACCTGGTATCTGTGCGGCTCATGGGGGTCTTCGAGAAGTACGGTGGCGTGGACAACCTGCCCAAGATGGCCTTGCAGCGCTACAACGATTACCTCAAGCTACTTTTTGCAGCGGCGGGAATCAACAAGAACGGAACATCCAAGATGGGACGGACCACGTTTTCCGATTACCATTCCAACGAAGCCCCCATCAACGATCCCGCGCTGTGCGCGATGCTGGGCTGA
- a CDS encoding site-specific integrase → MNCLVMSLHFGRYKDDTALITSQFPNTFLTPAGLRDRALLLVGFVGAFRRSELVALDMEGIQFTREGAVLSYRGSKTNQYGRTEQKALFFSPDPETCPVRALQDYLALLGRQAGPLFVRIRKGDQVTEDRLSDKQVARTTKAYLGQEYSAHSLRASFVTIAKLNGADDSQIMQQTKHRTRTMIDRYTRVQQVVRHNAAMKLGL, encoded by the coding sequence TTGAACTGTTTGGTCATGTCTTTGCATTTTGGTCGATACAAAGATGACACGGCTCTCATTACTTCTCAATTCCCAAACACGTTCTTAACGCCCGCCGGTTTGCGCGACCGCGCCTTGCTGCTGGTGGGTTTCGTGGGCGCCTTCCGCCGCTCGGAGCTGGTGGCCCTGGATATGGAGGGCATCCAGTTCACCCGCGAGGGGGCCGTGCTTTCCTACCGGGGCAGCAAGACCAACCAGTACGGCCGCACTGAGCAGAAGGCGCTGTTCTTCAGTCCCGATCCCGAGACCTGCCCCGTGCGGGCTTTGCAGGACTACCTGGCCCTGCTGGGCCGACAGGCCGGGCCGCTGTTCGTGCGCATCCGCAAGGGGGATCAGGTTACAGAAGACCGCCTGTCGGACAAGCAGGTGGCCCGCACCACCAAGGCTTACTTGGGCCAGGAGTACTCGGCCCACTCGCTGCGGGCTTCCTTCGTGACGATCGCCAAGCTCAACGGGGCCGACGACTCGCAGATCATGCAGCAGACCAAGCACCGCACCCGCACGATGATCGACCGCTACACCCGTGTCCAGCAGGTTGTACGGCACAATGCCGCCATGAAGCTGGGATTGTGA
- a CDS encoding IS5 family transposase codes for MTKQFKRLTDSQWAAISPFLPLNRRRRSDLREVINAILWLLRTGCQWRNLSGEYPHWQTVYYYFDRWKADGTLERINRELNQLDRKRQGRQAYPSVFCIDSQSVKLAPMICADPGLDAHKKVNGRKRQLLVDTGGRLWAADVHSANQADGPASLPLVSGILWYGDRIEKVFGDQAYGGVFACELSKWGVDFERASRPESSQGFVPVAERWVVERSIGWTNRTGDPVLPSNRQGLRAHSIFFG; via the coding sequence ATGACCAAACAGTTCAAAAGACTGACCGACTCTCAATGGGCTGCAATATCGCCCTTTTTACCACTCAATCGCAGACGAAGAAGCGACTTGCGCGAAGTCATAAACGCCATTCTGTGGCTCTTGCGTACTGGCTGTCAGTGGCGAAATCTGTCTGGGGAATATCCGCACTGGCAAACTGTGTACTACTATTTCGACCGCTGGAAGGCCGATGGAACGCTTGAGCGGATCAACCGCGAGCTGAACCAGTTGGACCGAAAACGGCAGGGGCGCCAGGCCTACCCCTCGGTGTTTTGTATTGACAGCCAGAGTGTTAAACTGGCTCCTATGATCTGTGCAGACCCTGGCCTTGACGCTCACAAGAAGGTCAACGGCCGCAAAAGACAGTTGCTTGTCGACACAGGCGGGCGGCTGTGGGCCGCCGATGTGCATTCGGCCAACCAAGCTGACGGCCCTGCCTCATTGCCTTTGGTAAGCGGCATTTTGTGGTATGGCGACCGGATTGAAAAGGTCTTCGGCGACCAAGCCTACGGGGGCGTTTTCGCGTGCGAATTGTCTAAGTGGGGCGTCGATTTCGAGCGAGCCTCCCGGCCCGAATCTAGTCAGGGCTTCGTGCCGGTAGCCGAGCGGTGGGTCGTGGAACGGAGCATAGGGTGGACAAATCGCACGGGCGACCCCGTTCTTCCGTCGAATCGTCAAGGATTACGAGCACACAGTATCTTCTTCGGTTAG
- a CDS encoding site-specific integrase, with protein MASISRFTGLTLATREQLASQTAAFFARGLEGALNTQRAYRSDLHQLRQWLAARGLDELPLASATLAAYLADEATRHAWATLSRRMAAIRKWHKLNQHPDPALDDTVQTVLEGIKRTLGTEPGQAPAFEIEEFKHKIRLIP; from the coding sequence ATGGCATCGATTTCCCGATTCACCGGTTTAACCCTGGCCACCCGCGAACAGCTCGCGAGCCAAACGGCCGCTTTCTTCGCCCGCGGGCTCGAGGGCGCTTTGAATACCCAGCGAGCCTACCGATCGGACCTGCACCAGCTGCGCCAGTGGCTGGCCGCGCGCGGGCTAGACGAGCTGCCGCTGGCCTCCGCCACACTGGCGGCCTACCTGGCCGACGAGGCCACCCGCCACGCCTGGGCCACGCTCTCCCGCCGGATGGCCGCCATCCGCAAGTGGCACAAGCTCAACCAGCATCCCGACCCGGCCCTGGACGATACAGTGCAGACCGTGCTGGAGGGCATCAAGCGCACCCTGGGCACCGAGCCCGGCCAGGCCCCCGCCTTTGAGATCGAAGAATTCAAGCACAAGATCCGGTTGATTCCTTAA
- a CDS encoding antitoxin Xre-like helix-turn-helix domain-containing protein produces the protein MASSLDIISASGWGFPTHDLILQARRKLPRNQVDRIAILGGLTKKEMARILGVTERNLYNQHQGDLSVPLSERLLLLEKLFQHGLAVFDGRREAFFQWLRAPLAELATPEVGFAAPSTLYSSPPIQEMGTKESPPDLTKAAAARRTRLQQRPAAATQPPSYPTPCPCWTPSPAISWSIMFSFGWKRVCSVR, from the coding sequence ATGGCTTCATCACTCGACATTATCTCCGCGTCGGGTTGGGGATTCCCCACCCACGACCTTATTCTGCAGGCCCGCCGTAAGCTTCCCCGCAATCAGGTCGACCGGATCGCAATTCTGGGGGGACTGACCAAGAAGGAGATGGCCCGTATCCTGGGCGTCACCGAACGTAACCTGTACAACCAGCACCAGGGTGATTTGTCGGTGCCCCTCTCCGAACGACTGCTGCTCCTGGAGAAGCTGTTTCAGCATGGACTGGCCGTTTTCGATGGCCGGCGGGAGGCTTTCTTCCAGTGGCTGCGCGCACCCCTGGCCGAGTTAGCTACGCCCGAAGTGGGCTTTGCGGCTCCCTCAACTCTGTACAGTAGCCCACCCATTCAGGAAATGGGCACTAAGGAATCCCCCCCTGATTTGACTAAGGCGGCTGCCGCCCGTCGCACCCGCCTGCAACAGCGACCAGCTGCGGCTACCCAACCGCCGTCCTATCCCACCCCCTGTCCCTGTTGGACACCATCACCGGCTATAAGCTGGTCGATAATGTTTTCATTCGGATGGAAGCGGGTGTGTTCAGTTAGATGA
- a CDS encoding RES family NAD+ phosphorylase: MKLYRILKEPYWHDPLSVVGAEIAGGRWNPPGQGILYTASSPELALLETLVHFPHVPYDQLPRLRVFTLEIPEGEIRWIYPELLPDEWAEPTALPLTQRIFSEWLHEPLDLGLGVPSAVVDISYNVLLHPRHALYPKIEVIGQQDLILDQRLWNISK; the protein is encoded by the coding sequence ATGAAACTTTACCGTATTCTCAAAGAACCTTACTGGCATGACCCGCTTTCGGTGGTGGGGGCTGAAATTGCCGGGGGCCGCTGGAACCCGCCGGGCCAGGGTATTCTCTACACGGCAAGCTCACCCGAATTGGCGCTTCTGGAAACGCTGGTACATTTTCCCCATGTACCCTACGATCAGCTGCCCCGTCTGCGGGTATTCACCCTTGAAATACCAGAGGGTGAAATCCGGTGGATCTATCCCGAACTGCTGCCCGACGAGTGGGCCGAACCGACTGCGCTGCCACTTACCCAGCGTATTTTCAGCGAGTGGCTGCATGAGCCCCTGGACCTGGGACTGGGCGTTCCCTCGGCTGTGGTCGACATCTCCTACAACGTTTTGCTGCATCCCCGGCACGCGCTGTATCCGAAGATTGAGGTGATTGGGCAGCAGGATCTCATTCTGGATCAGCGCCTGTGGAATATTTCCAAGTAA
- a CDS encoding dihydrodipicolinate synthase family protein → MIQKIEGLVAAPFTPMHADGSLNLSIVPRYAKMLAHNGIKGAFVVGSTGEGVSLTYEEKRAVIEAWGCTSEKDLLKIAMVGGNSVAEMQQLAQLAAECGYHAVAILAPHYFKINSAETLAQICREVGQAIPNTAVYFYHIPVLTGVNVSMVQLLENLDGQMSNFAGIKYTHHDMMEYNQCLNYGGGTYDILWGWDEVFLGGMAMGARGGVGSTFNYAAPLYHHLIAAFDAGDLTEARRWQEKSIAIVNLLGKYGGISVGKAYMKAMGLDCGSFRLPVRTMSEGQYREFLRDLEAIEFFSYASEMPEVYSE, encoded by the coding sequence ATGATCCAAAAAATCGAAGGCCTCGTGGCCGCCCCCTTCACCCCTATGCACGCCGACGGCAGCCTAAACCTCTCCATTGTGCCGCGATACGCTAAAATGCTGGCCCATAATGGGATCAAAGGTGCTTTTGTGGTGGGTTCGACGGGCGAGGGCGTGTCGCTGACCTACGAGGAAAAGCGGGCCGTCATCGAAGCCTGGGGCTGCACTTCGGAAAAAGACCTGCTGAAGATTGCGATGGTGGGCGGCAACTCGGTGGCCGAAATGCAGCAGCTGGCGCAGCTGGCGGCGGAGTGCGGCTACCACGCCGTGGCGATCCTTGCCCCGCATTATTTTAAAATAAACAGTGCCGAAACCCTCGCCCAAATCTGCCGTGAAGTAGGTCAGGCCATACCCAATACTGCCGTGTATTTCTACCACATTCCCGTCCTGACGGGCGTGAATGTGTCCATGGTGCAGCTTTTGGAGAACCTGGACGGTCAGATGTCCAACTTCGCGGGCATCAAGTACACCCACCACGATATGATGGAATACAACCAATGCCTCAACTACGGCGGGGGTACCTACGATATCCTCTGGGGCTGGGACGAGGTGTTCCTGGGCGGCATGGCGATGGGCGCACGCGGCGGCGTGGGCAGTACCTTCAACTACGCCGCGCCGCTTTACCACCATCTGATAGCCGCTTTCGACGCGGGTGACCTGACGGAAGCCCGAAGATGGCAGGAAAAATCCATCGCCATCGTGAACCTACTGGGCAAGTATGGAGGCATTTCGGTGGGTAAAGCCTACATGAAGGCGATGGGCCTGGACTGCGGGTCGTTCCGCCTGCCCGTTCGCACTATGAGCGAGGGGCAGTACCGTGAGTTTCTGCGGGATTTAGAGGCGATTGAATTCTTTTCCTATGCTTCGGAAATGCCGGAGGTTTATTCCGAATAA
- a CDS encoding sialate O-acetylesterase translates to MKQVISVLIFWAFRVITPVQANAQTPLKLADVFGSGMVLQRDQPLRIYGKAAPGAAVSIRLFNPTDSGRKGQKRNKSQTRVAADSTWQITLTAQGANAKPQILRIISQGDTLTLTNVLIGDVWVCAGQSNMAFMLKDDRFAAAALKSAANANLGLLNWQPSVSVYNVPYKVEEIPNLRPENFYRPSGWEAADSTSARNFSAVGFYFGQMVQRETGVPVGLITVAVGGSPAEAWLRPEAVVSGQAELKPIFRGNWFANESLEPWCRERGHQNLDSLLVGGSTLPGDSLGINHPFKPGFLYRAGIESLLGLPIRGVLWYQGESNALSLRRTQQHEQLFPALVRDWRAQWGQGAFPFYFCQLSSIGTEKGYRSEYWPEFRDSQRRMAERIPNVAMAVTSDVGHPSDVHPTDKKTVGKRLARVALAGTYRKKVAARGPSLQKIQQQGNRLVLTFKDAAKGLRTQNDQPLAGFELEDAAGVRHPAEAIISGKNVFITNPQSGHWQRVLYGWQPFSGGNLQNAAGLPASTFQMKIDQSIKH, encoded by the coding sequence ATGAAGCAAGTTATCAGTGTACTGATTTTCTGGGCCTTTCGGGTCATAACCCCTGTTCAGGCAAATGCGCAAACGCCGCTGAAATTAGCGGACGTGTTCGGTTCGGGCATGGTGTTGCAGCGCGACCAGCCCCTAAGGATTTATGGTAAAGCCGCACCGGGTGCGGCCGTATCCATACGGCTGTTCAATCCCACTGATTCGGGACGAAAGGGACAGAAAAGGAACAAAAGCCAAACCCGTGTTGCCGCCGATTCCACTTGGCAGATAACGCTGACAGCGCAGGGAGCCAACGCCAAACCGCAAATTTTGCGCATTATTTCCCAGGGTGACACGCTGACACTGACCAATGTACTTATCGGCGATGTCTGGGTGTGCGCCGGGCAATCCAACATGGCTTTTATGCTGAAAGACGACCGTTTCGCGGCAGCCGCCTTAAAAAGTGCTGCCAACGCAAACCTGGGACTGCTTAATTGGCAGCCGAGCGTGTCGGTGTACAACGTGCCTTATAAAGTCGAAGAAATTCCGAACCTGCGACCCGAAAACTTTTATCGACCAAGTGGGTGGGAAGCCGCTGATTCGACCAGCGCGCGCAATTTCTCGGCGGTGGGGTTTTACTTCGGGCAAATGGTTCAGCGTGAAACGGGTGTACCGGTCGGCCTCATTACCGTCGCGGTGGGCGGCTCACCCGCCGAAGCCTGGCTGCGCCCGGAAGCCGTCGTATCGGGCCAGGCGGAACTTAAACCCATTTTCCGGGGCAACTGGTTTGCCAACGAGAGCCTGGAACCCTGGTGCCGTGAGCGCGGCCATCAGAATCTGGACAGTTTACTGGTGGGCGGCTCCACACTCCCCGGCGATTCACTGGGCATCAACCATCCATTCAAACCCGGATTTTTGTACCGGGCGGGCATTGAGTCACTGCTTGGGTTGCCCATTCGCGGCGTCCTCTGGTACCAGGGCGAAAGCAACGCGTTAAGTCTGCGGCGGACGCAGCAGCACGAGCAACTTTTTCCGGCGTTAGTACGTGATTGGCGGGCGCAATGGGGACAAGGCGCTTTCCCCTTTTACTTTTGCCAACTTTCCTCCATCGGTACCGAAAAAGGCTATCGCTCGGAGTATTGGCCGGAGTTTCGGGATAGCCAGCGGCGCATGGCTGAGAGGATTCCGAACGTGGCCATGGCCGTCACCAGCGACGTCGGCCACCCATCGGACGTCCACCCGACCGACAAAAAGACCGTGGGGAAGCGGCTGGCCCGCGTGGCGCTGGCTGGAACCTACAGAAAAAAAGTTGCCGCCCGCGGGCCTTCTCTCCAAAAGATTCAGCAGCAGGGCAACCGTTTGGTGCTGACCTTCAAGGATGCCGCCAAAGGACTGAGGACCCAAAACGACCAACCCCTGGCCGGCTTCGAATTAGAAGATGCAGCGGGCGTTCGTCATCCGGCAGAAGCGATTATCTCGGGGAAAAATGTTTTCATTACAAACCCGCAAAGCGGCCATTGGCAGCGGGTTCTCTACGGCTGGCAGCCTTTCAGCGGAGGAAATCTGCAAAATGCCGCAGGGCTTCCCGCCTCTACCTTTCAAATGAAAATCGACCAATCAATCAAACACTAA